The Polaribacter sp. Q13 sequence AGTGGTGCAGAAACAAGATTAAAGTTTTTAAAAATTTTAGAAAGATTATCTGTTGAAAATGGAGAAGATTTTTGGAATGATTTTGAAAGTTCTTTTGTTACTATCCGTCAGAAATTAGATTTAGATGCTACTGCTGCAGAAAAAAATGATCCTGCTGCTAAAAGTTTAGAAGAAATTTACTTGGCATATCCAGGTTTTTACGCAATTGCTGTATATCGTTTAAGTCACCAATTATTAAAGCAAGGTATTCCTGTATTTCCAAGAATAATGAGTGAATTTGCACACAGTAAAACCGGTACAGATATTCACCCAGGAGCAGAAATTGGAGATTCGTTTTTTATAGATCACGCAACGGGTATTGTTATTGGAGAAACGACTGTTATTAAAGATAATGTTCAGATTTTTCAAGGAGTAACTTTAGGCGGAATTCAAGTAAAGAAAAGTTTAGCATCTACCAAAAGACATCCCACCATAGAAAGTGGTGTTGTTATTTACGCAAATGCTACCATATTAGGTGGAGACGTGGTAATAGGAAAAAACTCTGTAATTGGAGCCAATGTTTGTATTACGGAATCAGTTCCAGAAAACTCGGTGGTAACCGTGCAATCAGAAAATAATATTTTTCAAAAAAGAAATTAAGATGAAGACCAAAAGTATCATAGATTTTGTTGGAAACACACCACTTGTAGAAGTGCAAAACATCTTTAAAAAAGAAGGGGTAACTTTATTGTTAAAGCTAGAAGGTAATAATCCTGGTGGAAGTGTTAAAGATAGAGCTGCTTATTATATGATTTCTGAAGCCATCAAAAGAAAAAATATAAGAAAAGGAGATACTTTGGTAGAAGCAACTAGTGGTAACACTGGTATTGCATTGGCTTTAATGGCAAAAGTTTTAGGTGTAAATATGGTGCTTACAATGCCAGAAAATTCTACAATAGAGCGAGTTAAAACGATGCGTGCTTACGGAGCAAAAGTTATTTTAACTCCTGCAGATAAAGGGATTGAAGGAGCTATTGACTATGCTTTAAAATTGAAATATAAAAAAGGATATTTTCGCTTAAATCAATTTGATAATTTTGATAATCCGAAAGCACATTTTAATACAACGGGACCAGAAATTTGGAGAGATACAGAAGGGGAAGTAACTCATTTTGTTTCTGCCATGGGAACTACTGGAACCATTACAGGAGTTTCTGATTATTTAAAATCACAAAACGAAAACATCACCATTATAGGAGCACAACCTAAAGATGGTGCTAAAATACCTGGAATTAGAAAATGGTCTGAAGAATATATGCCAGCTATTTTTAAACGAAAAAAAATAGATCAAATATTTGAAGTAAGTGAAGAAGAAGCAAAAGAAATGACCATTCGTTTAGCAAAAGAAGAAGGCATCTTTGCAGGAATGAGTTCTGGAGGATCTGTTGCAACCGCTTTAAAAGTAGCTAATTCTATAGATAAAGGTGTTATTGTTGCTATTATTTGCGATAGGGGAGACCGTTATTTATCATCAGATATCTACGAATAAATTATAAAAACAAGAAAAAAGTTCGTTACTTTGTAACGTAATTTAGTTCATTTATTTAATATTGTTATCAAGAAAGGTTGAGGGATTAGACCCGAGGAAGCCTTGGCAACCCTTTAACTTTAAAGAAGGTGCTAATTTCTACTGATTCTTTCTGAACTAGTTTCAGAACCTCTCAGAGAGATAACGGAAAAAGTATCAATTCTTCTTTTCCTGATAACGCAAAAAATAATTTTCAGGAATGTCAAATATATATAAAGCTTTACAAGAAAGAATTTTGGTTTTAGATGGTGCAATGGGTACCATGCTACAAGCCTATAAATTTACAGAAGAAGATTTTAGAGGAGAACGTTTTAAAGACTATCCAACACCTTTACAAGGTAATAACGACTTATTATCTATTACGCAACCAGAAGCTATTAAAACCATTCATGGTAAATATTTTGAGGCTGGTGCAGATATTATAGAAACCAATACTTTTTCTGGTACTACAATTGCCATGGCAGATTATCAGATGGAAGATTTGGTCTATGAACTAAATTATCAATCTGCAAAAATTGCCAAAGAAGTTGCCGATGAGTTTACAGCAAAAGAACCACACAAACCTCGTTTTGTAGCAGGTTCTATTGGTCCAACAAATAGAACGGCAAGCATGTCTCCAGATGTAAATGATCCTGGTTATAGAGCCGTTACTTTTGATGAATTAAGAATTGCATACAAACAACAAGTAGAAGCTTTAATAGATGGTGGTGTAGATATATTGCTTGTAGAAACGGTTTTTGATACTTTAAATGCAAAAGCAGCTTTATTTGCCATTGAAGAAGTAAAAGACGAACGAGGAATTGAGATTCCAATCATGTTAAGTGGTACCATTACAGATGCTTCAGGTAGAACTTTATCTGGGCAAACTGCAGAAGCTTTTTTAATCTCTGTGTCTCATATTCCATTATTATCTGTAGGATTTAATTGTGCCTTAGGAGCCAATTTATTACAACCGCACTTACAAGCTATTGCCAATAAAACAGATTTTGCTATTTCTGCACATCCAAATGCAGGATTGCCAAATGCTTTTGGTGAGTACGATGAAACTGCAGAAGAAATGGGTGAGCAAATAGAGGAGTATTTAAAGAAAGATTTAATCAATATTATTGGTGGATGTTGTGGTACAAGTCCTGCTCATATAAGCGAGATTGCTAAAATTGCAGCAAAATACAAACCGAGAGAATTTGTAGTAAATAAATAGTTTTAAATAAAAAAAAGATCAATCCTGCGTAAGCAGAATTATTAAAAATAAATTATAAGTAGGGTGATTTTAGAAGTAGCCGTTTTAAACATAAAGAAAGGTCTGTCTAAAGATTTTGAAGCTAGTTTTGAGAAAGCAGAAAGTATCATTTCTTCTAAAAAAGGATATGTTTCTCATCAGTTGAAAAAATGTGTAGAGCAAAAAGATAAATATATCTTACTCGTAAATTGGGAAACAATTGAAGATCACGAAATTGGGTTTAGAAAATCTGATGAATATAAAGAATGGAAAGAATTATTACATCATTTTTATGATCCTTTTCCTATTGTAGAACATTATGTTTAACAACTAATAATCAATAACAAAATGTCACTTCTTTCAAAAACATTTATACATTCTGTAAAGGAACTTATTGTTACCGCGCAGCAAAACGCAATAAGGTCTGTAAACCAACAACGTGTTTTGATGTATTGGCATATTGGACAACATATAATTGAAGAAGAACAAAAAGGAAAAGAGCGTGCAGATTATGGTGCTTATCTTATAAAAACACTCGCTGAAGAACTGATAAAAGATTTTGGAAGCGGATTTTCTATTAGACAATTAGAATTGTGTAGACAGTTTTATACTGTTTTTCCAATTACGAACGCACTGCGTTCGCAATTGAATTGGACGCAATACAAGTTGCTATTTCGTATAGAAAATGAGGACAAAAGAACATATTATATAGAAGAGTCTTGTAATAATAATTGGAGCGCCAGACAACTAGAAAGGCAAATAAATAGTCAATTGTACGAACGTTTACTTTTAAGTAATGATAAAGAAAAAGTGTTGGCTGTTGCTAAAAAGGAAGTGGAAATAGAGCACCCTAAAGACATTATTAAAGATCCAATGATTTTAGAGTTCTTAGGTTTAAAGCCTCAAGAAAGTTATTACGAAAAAGATTTAGAAAAAGCACTAATTACTAATATACAAGCTTTTCTTTTAGAGTTAGGAAATGGTTTTTCTTTTGTTTCAAGACAAAAAAGAATACAAATAGAAGATGATGAGTATTTTATAGATTTAGTATTTTACAATAGATTGTTAAAATGTTTTGTAATCATAGAAATTAAAACACAAAAACTTTCTCATCAAGATATTGGTCAGTTACAAATGTATGTGAATTATTATGATAGAACTGAAAAACAAGAAGATGAGAATAATACCATAGGTATACTCCTTTGTACCGATAAAAACGACACAATGGTAGAGTATGCGTTGCCAAAAAACAATACTACAATTTTAGCAAGTAAATATGAATTATATTTGCCTAAAAAGGAAGAAATCACAAAAATAGTAACAACTGTTTTAGATAATAAATAGCCTGAAGATGAAAGTGAAACAAACAAAATATATGCGTTTATCAGGATTAGAACCTCTAGTCTTGAATGAAAATAGCAATTTTATAAACGTAGGTGAGCGTACAAATGTTGCAGGTTCTCGTAAGTTTTTACGATTGATAAAAAACGAGCAATTTGATGAAGCCTTAGATATTGCAAGACATCAAGTAGATGGAGGCGCACAAATTATCGACATTAATTTTGATGATGGTTTAATTGACGGAAAACAAGCCATGGTGCGCTTTCTAAATTTAATTGCTGCAGAGCCAGATATTTGTAGAGTTCCAATTATGATTGATAGCTCTAAATGGGAAATCATAGAAGCAGGTCTACAGGTTGTGCAAGGAAAATGCGTTGTAAATTCAATTTCACTAAAAGAAGGAAAAGAAAAGTTTGTTTGGGAAGCAAAACAAATAAAACGTTATGGTGCTGCTGTAATTGTAATGGCTTTTGATGCAGAAGGACAGGCAGATAACTATGATCGTAGAATTGAAATTGCTAAAAAATCATATGATATTTTGGTGGATGAGGTTGGTTTTCCTAGTGAAGATATCATTTTCGATTTAAATATATTTCCTGTTGCTACAGGAATGGATGAGCACAGAAGAAATGCTATCGATTTTATTGAAGCAACCCGTTGGGTAAGACAAAATTTACCAAACGCAAGTGTTAGTGGAGGTGTAAGTAACGTGTCGTTTTCTTTTAGAGGAAATGATGGTGTTCGTGAAGCGATGCATTCAGTTTTCTTGTATTATGCTATTCAAGCAGGTATGAATATGGGAATTGTAAATCCTGCACTTTTAGAAGTGTATGATAATATTCCAAAAGATCTATTAGAACGTGTAGAAGATGTAATTCTTGATAGAAGAGAAGATGCAACAGAACGTTTGTTAGATTTTGCTGATACTGTAAAAGGTTCTAAAGTAGAAAAAACCGTAGATTTATCTTGGAGAGAAAACCCTTTACAAGATAGAATTACACATGCTTTAGTAAAAGGAATTGACGCTTTTATTTTAGAAGATATAGAAACAGCAAGACAAGAAGCAACCTCACCAATTGAAGTGATTGAAGGTCATTTAATGATTGGTATGAATGTGGTTGGAGACTTATTTGGAGCAGGAAAAATGTTTTTGCCACAAGTAGTAAAATCTGCACGTGTAATGAAAAAAGCGGTAGGTTATTTAAACCCTTTTATTGAAGCCGAAAAAGGAGACAAGCAAGAGCCTGTTGGTAAAATTTTAATGGCAACTGTAAAAGGAGACGTGCATGATATTGGTAAAAATATTGTAA is a genomic window containing:
- the epsC gene encoding serine O-acetyltransferase EpsC yields the protein MKETAQIVTFKNYSMCLRDAVEIFTKQLINNLFDERHLSESGAETRLKFLKILERLSVENGEDFWNDFESSFVTIRQKLDLDATAAEKNDPAAKSLEEIYLAYPGFYAIAVYRLSHQLLKQGIPVFPRIMSEFAHSKTGTDIHPGAEIGDSFFIDHATGIVIGETTVIKDNVQIFQGVTLGGIQVKKSLASTKRHPTIESGVVIYANATILGGDVVIGKNSVIGANVCITESVPENSVVTVQSENNIFQKRN
- the cysM gene encoding cysteine synthase CysM; the encoded protein is MKTKSIIDFVGNTPLVEVQNIFKKEGVTLLLKLEGNNPGGSVKDRAAYYMISEAIKRKNIRKGDTLVEATSGNTGIALALMAKVLGVNMVLTMPENSTIERVKTMRAYGAKVILTPADKGIEGAIDYALKLKYKKGYFRLNQFDNFDNPKAHFNTTGPEIWRDTEGEVTHFVSAMGTTGTITGVSDYLKSQNENITIIGAQPKDGAKIPGIRKWSEEYMPAIFKRKKIDQIFEVSEEEAKEMTIRLAKEEGIFAGMSSGGSVATALKVANSIDKGVIVAIICDRGDRYLSSDIYE
- a CDS encoding homocysteine S-methyltransferase family protein, which codes for MSNIYKALQERILVLDGAMGTMLQAYKFTEEDFRGERFKDYPTPLQGNNDLLSITQPEAIKTIHGKYFEAGADIIETNTFSGTTIAMADYQMEDLVYELNYQSAKIAKEVADEFTAKEPHKPRFVAGSIGPTNRTASMSPDVNDPGYRAVTFDELRIAYKQQVEALIDGGVDILLVETVFDTLNAKAALFAIEEVKDERGIEIPIMLSGTITDASGRTLSGQTAEAFLISVSHIPLLSVGFNCALGANLLQPHLQAIANKTDFAISAHPNAGLPNAFGEYDETAEEMGEQIEEYLKKDLINIIGGCCGTSPAHISEIAKIAAKYKPREFVVNK
- a CDS encoding antibiotic biosynthesis monooxygenase translates to MILEVAVLNIKKGLSKDFEASFEKAESIISSKKGYVSHQLKKCVEQKDKYILLVNWETIEDHEIGFRKSDEYKEWKELLHHFYDPFPIVEHYV
- a CDS encoding YhcG family protein → MSLLSKTFIHSVKELIVTAQQNAIRSVNQQRVLMYWHIGQHIIEEEQKGKERADYGAYLIKTLAEELIKDFGSGFSIRQLELCRQFYTVFPITNALRSQLNWTQYKLLFRIENEDKRTYYIEESCNNNWSARQLERQINSQLYERLLLSNDKEKVLAVAKKEVEIEHPKDIIKDPMILEFLGLKPQESYYEKDLEKALITNIQAFLLELGNGFSFVSRQKRIQIEDDEYFIDLVFYNRLLKCFVIIEIKTQKLSHQDIGQLQMYVNYYDRTEKQEDENNTIGILLCTDKNDTMVEYALPKNNTTILASKYELYLPKKEEITKIVTTVLDNK